One window of Macrococcus sp. 19Msa1099 genomic DNA carries:
- a CDS encoding GNAT family N-acetyltransferase: protein MKVDIDGFKNEDAKEIVALIHRAMFETNITDYSKEDLIEDAKAITEVSITERASWTHFYVFRADDKIVGTGAIGPYWGSEIESSFFTIFVLPEYQGQGIGHLIIHTLESDEYYKRAHRIEIPASITAFPFYERYGYVCKCDNKQPDDEGIVRMEKYRSGNV from the coding sequence ATGAAGGTGGATATTGATGGTTTCAAGAATGAGGATGCCAAGGAGATAGTAGCACTTATTCATCGTGCCATGTTTGAGACGAATATCACAGATTACTCAAAAGAGGATTTAATTGAAGATGCAAAAGCGATTACTGAGGTTTCCATCACGGAGCGTGCATCATGGACACACTTTTATGTATTTAGAGCCGATGATAAGATTGTCGGTACTGGTGCAATTGGTCCATATTGGGGTAGCGAAATAGAAAGCAGTTTTTTTACGATTTTTGTGTTGCCTGAATATCAGGGACAGGGTATAGGACATCTTATTATACACACACTAGAGAGCGATGAATACTACAAGCGTGCTCATCGTATAGAAATTCCTGCTTCCATAACAGCTTTTCCTTTTTATGAGCGTTACGGTTATGTATGTAAATGTGATAATAAGCAACCCGACGATGAGGGGATTGTTAGAATGGAGAAATATAGAAGTGGTAATGTATAG
- a CDS encoding DoxX family protein, with amino-acid sequence MFNYMNNLYIAKEMYNAGKGKLQGNEDLAKLFDEFGYSEEMMKVVGGVETAGAALLALSIFSKKFNQAGALLVEGVMLGAIYSHLKAGHGYDATKNARNILALNTTSLLTSFKKDK; translated from the coding sequence ATGTTTAACTATATGAACAACTTGTATATTGCCAAGGAAATGTATAATGCAGGTAAAGGGAAACTTCAAGGGAACGAAGATTTAGCTAAATTATTTGATGAGTTCGGTTATTCGGAAGAAATGATGAAAGTTGTCGGTGGTGTTGAGACAGCCGGTGCAGCGTTACTTGCGCTATCTATCTTCAGCAAGAAGTTTAATCAGGCGGGGGCATTACTTGTAGAAGGTGTAATGCTTGGTGCAATCTATTCCCATCTAAAGGCGGGACATGGTTATGATGCAACAAAGAATGCACGTAACATTCTAGCTTTAAATACAACTTCATTGCTTACAAGCTTCAAAAAAGATAAATAA